The nucleotide window ACCTCGGAGCGCGCGCTCGCCTGCGCGGTGTCCTCGTCGCTCCGGTCCGCGATCTGCTCCGTGCCGTCGGTTTCGGGCGAGGGGTCGTCGCTCGCGGCGTCGTCGGGTCGCGTCGCGTCCGCGGATTCGCCCGACGCCGGATCGGTGTGACCCTCGCTCGGCGTCTGATCGGCGGCGTGCTCGTCCGGCGTCGACGCCGCGCCGTCCTCGGGAGCCGGTGGGGACGGGTCGGCGGTCGCGCCGGCGGAGCCGGCGTCGTCGCCCGCGGTCGGGTCCTCCGTCGCGCCGGCGGGCTTGAACTGGAACTTGTTCCCGCCGCAGTCGGGACACCCCGAGAGCATCTCCTTGGAGCCGTCGGGGAACGTCCGCCCGCAGGTGGTACACTGGTGGGGCATCTACTTGCGGGAGACGAGCGTGCTGATGAGGTTCTCGTCTTTGTGCAGCGTCTCGATCCGGTTCGCCGGGCCGATCACGGTGAGCTTCTGGGTGGACTCGCGGCCCATCAGTTTGTCGAGGAAGCTCTGGTCGCCGGCCTCGGCCTTCGGGTACGTCTCGATCTCGATGCCGGTGAAGTCGTCGGGGCTGATCTCGGTCATCGTCACCTCGATGAGCTTCGACTCCTCGTCCGGGGAGAGCCCCTCTTCGAGGATGACGATGTTGCCGTCGCGGACGCCGTCGAGGATGAGCCGGATCTTCTCCATGCCCGTGAGTCCCTCCATCCGCGCGCCGCTTATCATGTCGATCCGGACGCCGTCGTCGTCCGGATCGTCGTCCGCGGCGTCGACGTTGGCTTTCGGCCCGGGCATCAGCCGAAGTACTCCGCTATCTTGGTGTACACTTCGTCCATGTTGTCGCCCTCCAGCGCGGACAGCGGGATCGTCTCGTGTTGGGGGAAGGCGTTCGCGATCTGCTGGACGTCCGACCCCGGCAGGTCCGTCTTGTTGGCGAGGATCAGCGCCGGGAGGTCCTGCGACTCGATGATCCCTATCAGCATCGTGTTCACCTGCGTGAACGGGTCCGTCGTCGAGTCGAGCACGTAGATGACGCCGTCGACGTCCTCGCGGAGCCAGTGCATCGCCTCCGCGACGCCCTCGGTCGCCTCGCGCGACCGGCGGACGGCGTCGTCCTTCTCCATGTCGTGATCGAGGAACTCCTTGTAGTCGACCTTCGTCGTCACCCCGGGGGTGTCCACGATGTCGATGGTGACCGTCCGCCCGTTACGTTCGATCTCGACGCCCTCCTTCCGGCGCGCGCGCCGGGTTTCGTGAGGGATGTGGCTCTCGGGGCCGACGGCGTCACCCGTCCAGTCGCGTGCGATCCGGTTTGCGAGGGTCGTTTTGCCGGCGTTCGGCGGTCCGTAGATCCCGATCCGCTTGGGCTCGTCGGCCGCGAACAGGCCGTCCGTGACCCGCGATATGCTGTCTCTGAGATTCGTGAGCAGTCCCATCTTGACCTCCAGTCCGTGTGTGGTTTTCCCGAACACCGCGTTCGTCGGTCTCGACGGCGCTCACTCCGAGCGCTCGACGCCCGTTCGGGGAATTACGGTACGCTCCTCGCCGCGGTCACTTAAGAACTGCGTCAGACACCGCCGATCCGGGGCGTCGACGCCGGACGAACCCGAAATTCGGGGATCGGACCGGAGTATTATCAGGAAGCGGAAACGATCGGCGGGGCGTCGCGTTTCAGCGCGGGAACGACATCATTCCCCGTCGCCGTCTGTCTCCTCGGCGCGCTCGATCTCTTCGTCGCGCTCGCTTGCCGCGCCGAGGAAGACGATCGCGCCGCCGAGCAGCGCGAGGTTCTTCAGGAAGTTGATTTTGTTGCCGTGACGCTCTTCCCCCTCCATCGTCCAGAAGTCGTGGATCGCCGGCGTCGTCCCGAGGAAGAAGACGACGAGCGCACCCGCCGCGGCACGGGGAAGCCGCCAGAGGACGACACCGACGTTCGCGACCAGCAGCATCCCGGTGACGAACGGGACCATGACCTCCGGCATCGGGACGCCCTTCTCCTCCGCGACCGCGACGCGCTTGTCGTTGTTCTTGAAGCCGTCGACGGCCATGTACGCGAGGACGCCGCCGTACAGCGACCGACCGAGCAGCGAGGGTGCGTCGCGGCCGGCGGCGTCGGCCTCCGGCTCCGAGGTGGATTCGTCCGCCATTCAGACCACCTCGATCCGGCTGACGTTCGCGTCGACGCGGCCGACCGTCTCGTAGGTCGGGTCGCCGTCACCTTCGCCGCCGTCACCCTCGTCGCTCTCGTCGTCGACGCCCTCACCATCGACGCGGCGCATGATCCGCCCCTCCACGTCGTCGCGCTCGTCGGGCACGTCGAAGAGGCCGGAGCCGCATAGCACGTCGCCGTCGTGGACCGCCCACGTCTCGATTATCTCGTGGGGTTCGCCGGGGAACGAGACGCGCTCGAAGTCGCGGCCGAAGTTCGTCGACTCGAACAGGGCGACCTCGTGGTCGTCGTTCACCCACGCCGGCGGGGCCTCCTCGCCGCCGCAGAAGATCACCCGGCCGTCGTGGACGAACACCCGGCGGATGTACGAGAAATCGCTGCCGACGTCGAGTCGATCCCACGACTCGCCGGCGTCGGTCGTCCGCCAGAGACCGCCCTCGCCGACCGCGTGGCCGAGGCCGAGGTTTTCGAGGTCGTGGTCGAGGTAGCCGGTCGCCGCGAGCCACACGTCCTCCGAGATCGGGAGGACCTGATGGACGTCGTCGACGATGGCGTCGCGGTGGTCGGTCCACGTCCGCCCGCCGTCGCGGCTGACGTGGATCCCGCCCGCCTCGACGCCGGCGATCAGGGTGTCGGGGCGGCCGGGGACCGTTTCGAGCGCGCGAAGGCGCGCGTAGTGCGGGTCGATCGGCGACTCCCAGTGACCGCGCGAGGGGAGTTCGCGGAACCCCTTCTGTTCGGTCCACGTCTCCCCGCCGTCGACCGAGCGGAAGATGTACGGATCGTTGGTCCCGGCGTACAGCGCGCCGTCGGCCGTCGCGAGGATCGACCACACCTGGCTTTGGCCCGCGTGCCAGAAGCGGTCGCCGAGGGGGACTTCGAGGTCGGTCCACGTCTCCCCGCCGTCGAGCGAGCGGTACGCGCCCGTCGACGAGGCAACGAACACGCCCTCGGTGTGGTCCCACGACTTCACGGCGGTGACGACCCCGCAGTCGAGGACGGGGTCGAGTTCGTCGCGCTCGAAGGGGACGTCGTCCGCTCGGTACAGTCCGGAGTCTGTCCCGATCAACAGTGTCATATCCGTGTGTCAGCCGGGCGCATAATAAAGTTTTACCAACCTGTAAAACGCTAAGTGGCCGGGCTACGACGGGGCGACCATGTCCGCGCCGCAGCCCACGGTCCGTCCGACCGACGCCGCGTTCCTCGACGAATCGGACCCCGAACTCCCCACGGAGCTGCTGAACGTTCCGTGGATCGACCCGCACAACCACGCGCACACGCTCTCGTGGGAGGACCGGGAGCGGTACGCGCTCTCGGGCTGCCGGTCGATGGTGATGGTGTCGTCGGGGTACCACTGGACCCCCTACAAGCCCGTCGAGGCGAGCGACATCCGCTTCCTGTGGGACGACGCGGTCAACCGCCGGCGGGCCATCGAGCGCAACCACTTCTTCGAGGCGAAGCTGAGCCTCGGCGTCCACACCGGGGTCCGGATCGAGAACCCCGACGAGCTGCTGGCCGCGATGGGCGACTACTGCGCGCTCGACGAGGTCGTCGCCGTCGGCGAAACGGGCGTGACCCCGAGCCAGCACGTCGAGCGCTGGGACGTCGACGAACAGCAGGCGGTCGTCCAAGCGCAGATGGAGCTCGCCGCCGACCACGACCTCCCCGTCCTGCTCCACACGCCGAACACGTCGACGGAGTCGAAACGTGAGTACCGCGACGACCTCGGCGTCACCCCCGGCTACGAGAAGAACGCCGGACTGGGAACGGAGCCGGTCCTCGACGGGGAGAACCCGGCGCTCGAAGCCGTGAAACGCGACATCGAGGCCGCGGGCGACGCCGGACTCGACGAGGAGCATGTGGTCGCCTCGCACG belongs to Halorubrum sp. DM2 and includes:
- a CDS encoding Zn-ribbon containing protein: MPHQCTTCGRTFPDGSKEMLSGCPDCGGNKFQFKPAGATEDPTAGDDAGSAGATADPSPPAPEDGAASTPDEHAADQTPSEGHTDPASGESADATRPDDAASDDPSPETDGTEQIADRSDEDTAQASARSEVVSPDELDRASREVEGAETPPADEEPQSGIDALRDELNDQFESIRIVSPGQYELNLMELYDRQEYIISLQEDGRYVIEMPDAWGIQDE
- a CDS encoding DUF2073 domain-containing protein, translated to MPGPKANVDAADDDPDDDGVRIDMISGARMEGLTGMEKIRLILDGVRDGNIVILEEGLSPDEESKLIEVTMTEISPDDFTGIEIETYPKAEAGDQSFLDKLMGRESTQKLTVIGPANRIETLHKDENLISTLVSRK
- a CDS encoding Era-like GTP-binding protein, giving the protein MGLLTNLRDSISRVTDGLFAADEPKRIGIYGPPNAGKTTLANRIARDWTGDAVGPESHIPHETRRARRKEGVEIERNGRTVTIDIVDTPGVTTKVDYKEFLDHDMEKDDAVRRSREATEGVAEAMHWLREDVDGVIYVLDSTTDPFTQVNTMLIGIIESQDLPALILANKTDLPGSDVQQIANAFPQHETIPLSALEGDNMDEVYTKIAEYFG
- a CDS encoding DoxX family membrane protein gives rise to the protein MADESTSEPEADAAGRDAPSLLGRSLYGGVLAYMAVDGFKNNDKRVAVAEEKGVPMPEVMVPFVTGMLLVANVGVVLWRLPRAAAGALVVFFLGTTPAIHDFWTMEGEERHGNKINFLKNLALLGGAIVFLGAASERDEEIERAEETDGDGE
- a CDS encoding sialidase family protein; amino-acid sequence: MTLLIGTDSGLYRADDVPFERDELDPVLDCGVVTAVKSWDHTEGVFVASSTGAYRSLDGGETWTDLEVPLGDRFWHAGQSQVWSILATADGALYAGTNDPYIFRSVDGGETWTEQKGFRELPSRGHWESPIDPHYARLRALETVPGRPDTLIAGVEAGGIHVSRDGGRTWTDHRDAIVDDVHQVLPISEDVWLAATGYLDHDLENLGLGHAVGEGGLWRTTDAGESWDRLDVGSDFSYIRRVFVHDGRVIFCGGEEAPPAWVNDDHEVALFESTNFGRDFERVSFPGEPHEIIETWAVHDGDVLCGSGLFDVPDERDDVEGRIMRRVDGEGVDDESDEGDGGEGDGDPTYETVGRVDANVSRIEVV
- a CDS encoding TatD family hydrolase; this encodes MSAPQPTVRPTDAAFLDESDPELPTELLNVPWIDPHNHAHTLSWEDRERYALSGCRSMVMVSSGYHWTPYKPVEASDIRFLWDDAVNRRRAIERNHFFEAKLSLGVHTGVRIENPDELLAAMGDYCALDEVVAVGETGVTPSQHVERWDVDEQQAVVQAQMELAADHDLPVLLHTPNTSTESKREYRDDLGVTPGYEKNAGLGTEPVLDGENPALEAVKRDIEAAGDAGLDEEHVVASHADANNTAYLMAETDCYLSYTIGHSWLVGVDAADVANAIDEYGPKRIMIDTDTANVLRTDPYAVKRAIFELYRYGIDVDDIRTVVYENPRDVFGLAE